In Marinobacter salinisoli, the DNA window GAACGCTTTTGGCGAGATGCTCCGGACCTGGGTGCTGCAGGCAGCGAATAACCATGCGTTTACGTCTGATCTGCGTGGGGCAGAAGATGCCCGACTGGGTCAGTACGGGGTATAGCGATTACGCACGCAGGATGCCGCCGGAACTGCCTCTGGAGCTGGTGGAAATTGCCATGCCCCATCGAGGCAAGAATCCGGATATCCCCAGACTGATGCAACGGGAAAGTGACGCCTTGCTGGCAGCGGCCGGCCCGAAAGACCGGGTGGTCGCGCTTGAGGTTGGCGGTCGTCCGTGGACGACTGAAAAGCTGGCCAGTCAGCTCGAAAGCTGGCAACAGGACGGTCGCG includes these proteins:
- the rlmH gene encoding 23S rRNA (pseudouridine(1915)-N(3))-methyltransferase RlmH; protein product: MRLRLICVGQKMPDWVSTGYSDYARRMPPELPLELVEIAMPHRGKNPDIPRLMQRESDALLAAAGPKDRVVALEVGGRPWTTEKLASQLESWQQDGRDVSFLVGGPDGLADACRQRADQQWSLSPLTLPHPLVRILLAEQLYRAWSITRNHPYHRA